TGCCCGCCGAGAGCGGAACCAGCGAGTGCAGCACGGGGAGAAAGCGCGAGAGCATGACGGCGACGCCACCGCGCTCCCCGAGATAGCGCTCGGCGAGGAGCCAGTTGCGCTCGCCGAGGCGCCTGCCGAGGCGGCTCGCGCGGATCCGGGGTCCGAAATGGCGCCCCAGCCAGAAGCCCACGCTCTCGCCCAGCAGCGCACCAATCACGAGCGCCGCGATCAGCCACGCGAACTGCGCCGGAGTGCTCACCCCGGACGCGGCGATCAGCGCGATCGAGTCGCCGGGCACCACGAGGCCGATGAATGCCGACGTTTCGAGGAATAGCCCGAGGGCGGCGAGCAGCGTGCGCCACACCGGATCCATGTCGCGAACCGCGGAGAAAAACTGTTCAAGCAGTTCGGTCATTCCGGGCGTTCCTCCTCATTGGGGTGCGGGGCTTCCTATGCTAGTTTGCCCGGCCTGAGTGCCTGATTTGCTCTGACATTTTGTCTTGTCGAACGGGGGTTTCGGTCCGTATGTCGTTCGAGGTCAAATAACCTTTCTCTCGAGGTCAAACTACCTTTTGCTCGACCTCAAGCTACCTTTGGAAACACGCGAATCTGTGTATAAGCTGAGCATCGACCGGTAACAATATCGGTAGGTCCGGGAGGAATGAC
This genomic stretch from Leucobacter sp. CX169 harbors:
- a CDS encoding DedA family protein: MTELLEQFFSAVRDMDPVWRTLLAALGLFLETSAFIGLVVPGDSIALIAASGVSTPAQFAWLIAALVIGALLGESVGFWLGRHFGPRIRASRLGRRLGERNWLLAERYLGERGGVAVMLSRFLPVLHSLVPLSAGMAGMRFRRFLAWTIPACIVWAVIVASLGASAAAGFQELASRVSGAGYIFVALVLVVVAVIWLLKRLIFRLERRHLGIPED